Proteins encoded within one genomic window of Columba livia isolate bColLiv1 breed racing homer chromosome 1, bColLiv1.pat.W.v2, whole genome shotgun sequence:
- the ZDHHC23 gene encoding palmitoyltransferase ZDHHC23 isoform X4: MDEPLCCCEYVDRRGERNHLAACCCDCEDLDEGCERWLTCRSLPPGALGRIADTVADRLRVPWFAGAVKINVSLVPPLVLLPVFLHVAALHFLLGLVILTSLPVVVLWYYYLTHRRKERTLFFLSLGLFSLGYMYYVFLQEVVPRGHVGFSQVVALTCGLILMLAALSRAKKDPGYIPIPASSDKSSHQDLPKSVRGSCNGLPGVTTSGPASNRAVNGEAKGYSRMSAEELEGVKKDWCAKCQLVRPARAGHCRLCGRCVRRLDHHCVWINSCVGEQNHQAFILALSFFMLTSVYGITLTLHTICRGRTPFVALFYCPGAYSDYSTLLKTSCDTLLSADDVD, encoded by the exons ATGGACGAGCCTCTCTGCTGCTGCGAGTACGTGGACCGGCGGGGCGAGAGGAACCACCTCGCGGCGTGCTGCTGCGACTGCGAGGACCTGGACGAGGGCTGCGAGAG GTGGCTGACATGCAGATCCTTGCCCCCGGGAGCTCTGGGGAGAATCGCCGACACCGTGGCGGACCGGCTGCGGGTCCCGTGGTTCGCCGGGGCCGTGAAGATCAACGTCAGCCTCGTGCCGCCGCTGGTTCTGCTGCCCGTCTTCCTCCACGTTGCCGCCCTGCACTTCCTTCTGGGGCTCGTCATCTTGACATCGCTGCCCGTGGTGGTGCTCTGGTATTACTACCTCACCCACAGGAGGAAGGAACGGACTCTCTTTTTCTTGAGCCTGGGGCTCTTCTCCTTGGGCTACATGTACTATGTGTTTCTCCAGGAGGTGGTTCCTCGAGGCCATGTGGGGTTTTCCCAAGTGGTCGCTCTCACCTGTGGGTTAATTCTTATGCTTGCAGCCCTGTCTCGAGCTAAGAAAGACCCCGGCTACATTCCCATCCCAGCAAGCAGCGATAAGTCATCACACCAGGATTTGCCCAAGAGTGTTAGAGGGAGCTGCAATGGGCTCCCTGGCGTCACCACATCAGGACCTGCCAGCAACCGTGCTGTGAATGGGGAGGCCAAAGGCTATTCCAGGATGTCAGCTGAGGAGCTGGAAGGCGTGAAAAAGGATTGGTGTGCTAAATGCCAGCTGGTCAGACCAGCCCGAGCAGGGCACTGCCGGCTTTGTGGCAGGTGTGTAAGGAGACTGGACCATCACTGTGTCTG GATTAACAGCTGTGTAGGGGAGCAGAACCACCAAGCGTTCATCCTTGCACTCTCCTTCTTCATGCTCACCTCTGTGTATGGGATAACATTGACCCTGCACACCATCTGCAGGGGCCGAACTCCGTTTGTGGCATTGTTCTACTGCCCCGGGGCCTATTCTGACTACAG CACTCTGCTGAAGACATCGTGTGATACCCTTCTTTCTGCAGATGATGTTGATTGA
- the GRAMD1C gene encoding protein Aster-C isoform X9 has protein sequence MQCGGPAPSAREQRDTRGRPGDGDGCPGDALECPAPPGAVTGGRRRPGRAEGRGCRGRHCHGPAVGSRRRGSGRAAPAGPRRRAGSGSAAAAAGGARGVPGAALPGGKRQKLTKQEFWQLVHQSYGSELGLNSEEMESFHSSSEDNGQPRSTICDDSGERDEKLPKMIGLVREPTLQTEGESLNGRTLPGVEESISEKKIKKSPLQSSERKPKLVRSRSLEKSLDLNENENLPEKSSASDSEEAVKETVSENDLYGKLFINRVFHITAEKMFEILFTNSHFMQRFFNSRSIVDAVSTPWNRDSSGNQLRTLTYTVTINNPLCGKFTTATEKQILHKQSQKGQSYQVDAEILTHDVPYHDYFYTVNRYCISRTSSHKCRLRVSAEVRYKKQPWGLVKSVIEKNTWGGIQENFQQLESDLLMEEYALNQSIEDSGKLVALRRRRRTLHRSLAESLPKRSSQHSSSDMGVESQGSITGRKRDAVSRTTTIIVVMSVFLLLLVLLNITLFLKLSKIEHAAQSLYHVQLQEESSLNISPEMVSKEEIPQYNKEQVKHVKGVLRDSIEMLEQLKMSLSMLQRSFDHLNRTQSSKTES, from the exons ATGCAATGCGGGGGTCCCGCACCGAGTGCGCGGGAGCAGAGGGACACCCGTGGCCGTCCTGGCGACGGGGACGGGTGCCCTGGCGATGCCCTCGAGTGCCCCGCTCCCCCTGGGGCCGTCACCGGGGGCCGGCGGCGCCCCGGCCGAGCGGAGGGTAGGGGCTGCCGGGGAAGGCACTGCCACGGTCCTGCTGTCGGGAGCCGCCgccgggggagcgggagggCGGCCCCGGCTGGGCCCCGCCGCCGAGCAGGAAGTGGGagtgcggcggcggcggccggcggGGCCCGGGGTGTCCCGGGAGCGGCGCTGCCCGGCGGGAAACGGCAG aaGCTGACCAAGCAGGAATTCTGGCAGTTGGTGCACCAGAGCTATGGCTCTGAGCTGGGCTTGAACAGTGAGGAGATGGAGAGCTTCCACTCATCGTCAGAGGACAACGGGCAGCCTCG ATCCACCATTTGTGATGATTCTGGAGAAAGGGATGAAAAACTGCCTAAAATGATTGGTTTAGTTCGGGAACCCACGCTTCAGACAGAAGGAGAATCGCTCAATGGCCGCACGTTGCCAGGA GTGGAGGAGTCCAtaagtgagaagaaaataaagaagagccCTCTTCAATCTTCAGAAAGGAAACCTAAGCTAGTCAGGAGCAGGTCTCTAGAAAAGTCTTTGGACCTGAATGAGAATGAAAATCTCCCAGAGAAGAGCAGTGCCTCAGACAGTGAAGAAG CAGTGAAGGAGACTGTCTCTGAGAATGATCTCTATGGGAAACTTTTTATAAACAGAGTTTTCCACATCACTGCAGAGAAGATGTTTGAAATCCTTTTTACCAATTCTCACTTCATGCAGAGGTTTTTCAATTCCAGGAGTATAGTAG ATGCTGTATCAACCCCTTGGAATAGAGATTCCAGTGGCAATCAGTTGAGGACTTTGACGTACACTGTAACAATTAACAATCCACTTTGTGGGAAGTTCACAACTGCAACTGAAAAGCAG ATCCTGCATAAGCAGAGCCAGAAAGGTCAGTCTTATCAGGTGGATGCTGAGATACTGACCCATGATGTCCCCTACCATGATTATTTCTACACTGTGAACAGATACTGCATCAGCCGCACATCCAGTCACAAGTGTCGATTACG GGTTTCTGCAGAAGTGAGGTACAAAAAACAGCCTTGGGGCCTTGTCAAGTCTGTAATTGAGAAGAATACCTGGGGAGGAATACAGGAAAACTTTCAACAACTTG AATCAGATCTCTTAATGGAGGAGTATGCACTTAATCAGTCCATAGAAGACTCTGGTAAATTAGTTGCCCTGAGACGAAGGCGACGTACTTTACACCGGAGTCTGGCAGAATCGCTTCCCAAACGCTCTTCCCAACACTCCTCTAGTGACATGGGAGTAGAGTCCCAGGGCAGTATAACAG gaaggaaaagagatgcTGTAAGTAGGACCACCACCATCATTGTAGTAATGAGTGTCTT TTTGCTGCTCTTGGTCTTGCTGAATATAACACTGTTTCTCAAACTGTCAAAGATAGAGCATGCGGCTCAGTCTCTCTATCATGTCCAGCTTCAGGAAGAAAGCTCTTTGAA TATATCCCCAGAAATGGTATCAAAAGAGGAAATCCCTCAGTATAATAAGGAACAGGTTAAACACGTGAAGGGAGTTTTGAGAGACTCAATTGAAATGCTTGAGCAG ctgaagatgtccctttCCATGCTGCAAAGAAGCTTTGACCACTTGAACAGGACACAGAGCAGCAAGACGGAGAGTTAA
- the ZDHHC23 gene encoding palmitoyltransferase ZDHHC23 isoform X3 — translation MDEPLCCCEYVDRRGERNHLAACCCDCEDLDEGCERWLTCRSLPPGALGRIADTVADRLRVPWFAGAVKINVSLVPPLVLLPVFLHVAALHFLLGLVILTSLPVVVLWYYYLTHRRKERTLFFLSLGLFSLGYMYYVFLQEVVPRGHVGFSQVVALTCGLILMLAALSRAKKDPGYIPIPASSDKSSHQDLPKSVRGSCNGLPGVTTSGPASNRAVNGEAKGYSRMSAEELEGVKKDWCAKCQLVRPARAGHCRLCGRCVRRLDHHCVWINSCVGEQNHQAFILALSFFMLTSVYGITLTLHTICRGRTPFVALFYCPGAYSDYRMFVQRKSFCGQVRFFLKCRNSASQDFVIMELL, via the exons ATGGACGAGCCTCTCTGCTGCTGCGAGTACGTGGACCGGCGGGGCGAGAGGAACCACCTCGCGGCGTGCTGCTGCGACTGCGAGGACCTGGACGAGGGCTGCGAGAG GTGGCTGACATGCAGATCCTTGCCCCCGGGAGCTCTGGGGAGAATCGCCGACACCGTGGCGGACCGGCTGCGGGTCCCGTGGTTCGCCGGGGCCGTGAAGATCAACGTCAGCCTCGTGCCGCCGCTGGTTCTGCTGCCCGTCTTCCTCCACGTTGCCGCCCTGCACTTCCTTCTGGGGCTCGTCATCTTGACATCGCTGCCCGTGGTGGTGCTCTGGTATTACTACCTCACCCACAGGAGGAAGGAACGGACTCTCTTTTTCTTGAGCCTGGGGCTCTTCTCCTTGGGCTACATGTACTATGTGTTTCTCCAGGAGGTGGTTCCTCGAGGCCATGTGGGGTTTTCCCAAGTGGTCGCTCTCACCTGTGGGTTAATTCTTATGCTTGCAGCCCTGTCTCGAGCTAAGAAAGACCCCGGCTACATTCCCATCCCAGCAAGCAGCGATAAGTCATCACACCAGGATTTGCCCAAGAGTGTTAGAGGGAGCTGCAATGGGCTCCCTGGCGTCACCACATCAGGACCTGCCAGCAACCGTGCTGTGAATGGGGAGGCCAAAGGCTATTCCAGGATGTCAGCTGAGGAGCTGGAAGGCGTGAAAAAGGATTGGTGTGCTAAATGCCAGCTGGTCAGACCAGCCCGAGCAGGGCACTGCCGGCTTTGTGGCAGGTGTGTAAGGAGACTGGACCATCACTGTGTCTG GATTAACAGCTGTGTAGGGGAGCAGAACCACCAAGCGTTCATCCTTGCACTCTCCTTCTTCATGCTCACCTCTGTGTATGGGATAACATTGACCCTGCACACCATCTGCAGGGGCCGAACTCCGTTTGTGGCATTGTTCTACTGCCCCGGGGCCTATTCTGACTACAG GATGTTTGTACAGCGAAAATCTTTCTGCGGACAGGTGAGGTTCTTCCTGAAATGCAGGAATTCAGCATCCCAAGATTTTGTCATTATGGAACTCCTCTAG
- the ZDHHC23 gene encoding palmitoyltransferase ZDHHC23 isoform X1 — MDEPLCCCEYVDRRGERNHLAACCCDCEDLDEGCERWLTCRSLPPGALGRIADTVADRLRVPWFAGAVKINVSLVPPLVLLPVFLHVAALHFLLGLVILTSLPVVVLWYYYLTHRRKERTLFFLSLGLFSLGYMYYVFLQEVVPRGHVGFSQVVALTCGLILMLAALSRAKKDPGYIPIPASSDKSSHQDLPKSVRGSCNGLPGVTTSGPASNRAVNGEAKGYSRMSAEELEGVKKDWCAKCQLVRPARAGHCRLCGRCVRRLDHHCVWINSCVGEQNHQAFILALSFFMLTSVYGITLTLHTICRGRTPFVALFYCPGAYSDYSSALSFTCVWYCAIVTAGMGYILVIQLLNISYNVTEREARLALRDNTGRRLLGGLVIDTGQYNRGFLCNWGHFLSLGSSPPQHSAEDIV, encoded by the exons ATGGACGAGCCTCTCTGCTGCTGCGAGTACGTGGACCGGCGGGGCGAGAGGAACCACCTCGCGGCGTGCTGCTGCGACTGCGAGGACCTGGACGAGGGCTGCGAGAG GTGGCTGACATGCAGATCCTTGCCCCCGGGAGCTCTGGGGAGAATCGCCGACACCGTGGCGGACCGGCTGCGGGTCCCGTGGTTCGCCGGGGCCGTGAAGATCAACGTCAGCCTCGTGCCGCCGCTGGTTCTGCTGCCCGTCTTCCTCCACGTTGCCGCCCTGCACTTCCTTCTGGGGCTCGTCATCTTGACATCGCTGCCCGTGGTGGTGCTCTGGTATTACTACCTCACCCACAGGAGGAAGGAACGGACTCTCTTTTTCTTGAGCCTGGGGCTCTTCTCCTTGGGCTACATGTACTATGTGTTTCTCCAGGAGGTGGTTCCTCGAGGCCATGTGGGGTTTTCCCAAGTGGTCGCTCTCACCTGTGGGTTAATTCTTATGCTTGCAGCCCTGTCTCGAGCTAAGAAAGACCCCGGCTACATTCCCATCCCAGCAAGCAGCGATAAGTCATCACACCAGGATTTGCCCAAGAGTGTTAGAGGGAGCTGCAATGGGCTCCCTGGCGTCACCACATCAGGACCTGCCAGCAACCGTGCTGTGAATGGGGAGGCCAAAGGCTATTCCAGGATGTCAGCTGAGGAGCTGGAAGGCGTGAAAAAGGATTGGTGTGCTAAATGCCAGCTGGTCAGACCAGCCCGAGCAGGGCACTGCCGGCTTTGTGGCAGGTGTGTAAGGAGACTGGACCATCACTGTGTCTG GATTAACAGCTGTGTAGGGGAGCAGAACCACCAAGCGTTCATCCTTGCACTCTCCTTCTTCATGCTCACCTCTGTGTATGGGATAACATTGACCCTGCACACCATCTGCAGGGGCCGAACTCCGTTTGTGGCATTGTTCTACTGCCCCGGGGCCTATTCTGACTACAG ctctgctctgtcgTTCACCTGTGTGTGGTACTGTGCCATTGTAACAGCTGGCATGGGATACATCCTCGTTATCCAGCTGTTGAACATCAGCTACAACGTGACTGAGAGGGAAGCTCGGCTGGCTCTGCGGGACAACACTGGGCGCAGGCTCCTGGGTGGGTTAGTGATAGACACTGGCCAGTATAACAGGGGTTTCTTATGCAACTGGGGCCATTTCCTGAGCCTGGGATCTTCTCCTCCACAGCACTCTGCTGAAGACATCGTGTGA
- the ZDHHC23 gene encoding palmitoyltransferase ZDHHC23 isoform X2, with the protein MCPGREGGVPHSHTSAFGRRLGRGRPMAAGLCTERAGPLWRRRWRVRGTCSWERGGAGPQPRRRCRASRVPGPAAAEGGWRGRARRGGRRWTSLSAAASTWTGGARGTTSRRAAATARTWTRAARALSRAKKDPGYIPIPASSDKSSHQDLPKSVRGSCNGLPGVTTSGPASNRAVNGEAKGYSRMSAEELEGVKKDWCAKCQLVRPARAGHCRLCGRCVRRLDHHCVWINSCVGEQNHQAFILALSFFMLTSVYGITLTLHTICRGRTPFVALFYCPGAYSDYSSALSFTCVWYCAIVTAGMGYILVIQLLNISYNVTEREARLALRDNTGRRLLGGLVIDTGQYNRGFLCNWGHFLSLGSSPPQHSAEDIV; encoded by the exons ATGTGcccggggcgggaggggggtGTCCCTCACTCGCACACCTCCGCTTTCGGGAGACGCTTGGGGCGCGGGCGGCCAATGGCGGCCGGGCTCTGCACGGAGAGGGCGGGGCCGCTGTGGAGGAGGCGGTGGCGGGTGCGaggcacctgcagctgggaaaggggcggggcggggccgcagCCGCGGCGGCGCTGCCGTGCGAGCCGCGTCCCCGGCCCGGCGGCGGCTGAGGGAGGCTGGCGGGGAAGGGCGCGGCGGGGTGGGCGGCGATGGACGAGCCTCTCTGCTGCTGCGAGTACGTGGACCGGCGGGGCGAGAGGAACCACCTCGCGGCGTGCTGCTGCGACTGCGAGGACCTGGACGAGGGCTGCGAGAG CCCTGTCTCGAGCTAAGAAAGACCCCGGCTACATTCCCATCCCAGCAAGCAGCGATAAGTCATCACACCAGGATTTGCCCAAGAGTGTTAGAGGGAGCTGCAATGGGCTCCCTGGCGTCACCACATCAGGACCTGCCAGCAACCGTGCTGTGAATGGGGAGGCCAAAGGCTATTCCAGGATGTCAGCTGAGGAGCTGGAAGGCGTGAAAAAGGATTGGTGTGCTAAATGCCAGCTGGTCAGACCAGCCCGAGCAGGGCACTGCCGGCTTTGTGGCAGGTGTGTAAGGAGACTGGACCATCACTGTGTCTG GATTAACAGCTGTGTAGGGGAGCAGAACCACCAAGCGTTCATCCTTGCACTCTCCTTCTTCATGCTCACCTCTGTGTATGGGATAACATTGACCCTGCACACCATCTGCAGGGGCCGAACTCCGTTTGTGGCATTGTTCTACTGCCCCGGGGCCTATTCTGACTACAG ctctgctctgtcgTTCACCTGTGTGTGGTACTGTGCCATTGTAACAGCTGGCATGGGATACATCCTCGTTATCCAGCTGTTGAACATCAGCTACAACGTGACTGAGAGGGAAGCTCGGCTGGCTCTGCGGGACAACACTGGGCGCAGGCTCCTGGGTGGGTTAGTGATAGACACTGGCCAGTATAACAGGGGTTTCTTATGCAACTGGGGCCATTTCCTGAGCCTGGGATCTTCTCCTCCACAGCACTCTGCTGAAGACATCGTGTGA
- the GRAMD1C gene encoding protein Aster-C isoform X10 has protein sequence MQCGGPAPSAREQRDTRGRPGDGDGCPGDALECPAPPGAVTGGRRRPGRAEGRGCRGRHCHGPAVGSRRRGSGRAAPAGPRRRAGSGSAAAAAGGARGVPGAALPGGKRQKLTKQEFWQLVHQSYGSELGLNSEEMESFHSSSEDNGQPRSTICDDSGERDEKLPKMIGLVREPTLQTEGESLNGRTLPGVEESISEKKIKKSPLQSSERKPKLVRSRSLEKSLDLNENENLPEKSSASDSEEVKETVSENDLYGKLFINRVFHITAEKMFEILFTNSHFMQRFFNSRSIVDAVSTPWNRDSSGNQLRTLTYTVTINNPLCGKFTTATEKQILHKQSQKGQSYQVDAEILTHDVPYHDYFYTVNRYCISRTSSHKCRLRVSAEVRYKKQPWGLVKSVIEKNTWGGIQENFQQLESDLLMEEYALNQSIEDSGKLVALRRRRRTLHRSLAESLPKRSSQHSSSDMGVESQGSITGRKRDAVSRTTTIIVVMSVFLLLLVLLNITLFLKLSKIEHAAQSLYHVQLQEESSLNISPEMVSKEEIPQYNKEQVKHVKGVLRDSIEMLEQLKMSLSMLQRSFDHLNRTQSSKTES, from the exons ATGCAATGCGGGGGTCCCGCACCGAGTGCGCGGGAGCAGAGGGACACCCGTGGCCGTCCTGGCGACGGGGACGGGTGCCCTGGCGATGCCCTCGAGTGCCCCGCTCCCCCTGGGGCCGTCACCGGGGGCCGGCGGCGCCCCGGCCGAGCGGAGGGTAGGGGCTGCCGGGGAAGGCACTGCCACGGTCCTGCTGTCGGGAGCCGCCgccgggggagcgggagggCGGCCCCGGCTGGGCCCCGCCGCCGAGCAGGAAGTGGGagtgcggcggcggcggccggcggGGCCCGGGGTGTCCCGGGAGCGGCGCTGCCCGGCGGGAAACGGCAG aaGCTGACCAAGCAGGAATTCTGGCAGTTGGTGCACCAGAGCTATGGCTCTGAGCTGGGCTTGAACAGTGAGGAGATGGAGAGCTTCCACTCATCGTCAGAGGACAACGGGCAGCCTCG ATCCACCATTTGTGATGATTCTGGAGAAAGGGATGAAAAACTGCCTAAAATGATTGGTTTAGTTCGGGAACCCACGCTTCAGACAGAAGGAGAATCGCTCAATGGCCGCACGTTGCCAGGA GTGGAGGAGTCCAtaagtgagaagaaaataaagaagagccCTCTTCAATCTTCAGAAAGGAAACCTAAGCTAGTCAGGAGCAGGTCTCTAGAAAAGTCTTTGGACCTGAATGAGAATGAAAATCTCCCAGAGAAGAGCAGTGCCTCAGACAGTGAAGAAG TGAAGGAGACTGTCTCTGAGAATGATCTCTATGGGAAACTTTTTATAAACAGAGTTTTCCACATCACTGCAGAGAAGATGTTTGAAATCCTTTTTACCAATTCTCACTTCATGCAGAGGTTTTTCAATTCCAGGAGTATAGTAG ATGCTGTATCAACCCCTTGGAATAGAGATTCCAGTGGCAATCAGTTGAGGACTTTGACGTACACTGTAACAATTAACAATCCACTTTGTGGGAAGTTCACAACTGCAACTGAAAAGCAG ATCCTGCATAAGCAGAGCCAGAAAGGTCAGTCTTATCAGGTGGATGCTGAGATACTGACCCATGATGTCCCCTACCATGATTATTTCTACACTGTGAACAGATACTGCATCAGCCGCACATCCAGTCACAAGTGTCGATTACG GGTTTCTGCAGAAGTGAGGTACAAAAAACAGCCTTGGGGCCTTGTCAAGTCTGTAATTGAGAAGAATACCTGGGGAGGAATACAGGAAAACTTTCAACAACTTG AATCAGATCTCTTAATGGAGGAGTATGCACTTAATCAGTCCATAGAAGACTCTGGTAAATTAGTTGCCCTGAGACGAAGGCGACGTACTTTACACCGGAGTCTGGCAGAATCGCTTCCCAAACGCTCTTCCCAACACTCCTCTAGTGACATGGGAGTAGAGTCCCAGGGCAGTATAACAG gaaggaaaagagatgcTGTAAGTAGGACCACCACCATCATTGTAGTAATGAGTGTCTT TTTGCTGCTCTTGGTCTTGCTGAATATAACACTGTTTCTCAAACTGTCAAAGATAGAGCATGCGGCTCAGTCTCTCTATCATGTCCAGCTTCAGGAAGAAAGCTCTTTGAA TATATCCCCAGAAATGGTATCAAAAGAGGAAATCCCTCAGTATAATAAGGAACAGGTTAAACACGTGAAGGGAGTTTTGAGAGACTCAATTGAAATGCTTGAGCAG ctgaagatgtccctttCCATGCTGCAAAGAAGCTTTGACCACTTGAACAGGACACAGAGCAGCAAGACGGAGAGTTAA